The genomic region GGATGTTTAAACGGTACGAAAAGGgctatgtgtactgtatgtgtactgtgtgtgtggtgtgtgtgtggtgtgtgtgtgtgtgtgtgagagagagagagagagagagagagagagagagacagactgtggGAGGGTGATTTTTAGGGGAGGGTCCAGTGGCTGATGTGGTGAGTAGGGCTGTGGCAGATCTTACAAATCAAAGGCTATTCCATCTCTCTGGAGGACTGGTACACGGAGCTCACGGGCACTATACTGGACGTCCATCAAATTGAAACAGGTGAATTCACACTTTAATACTTTAATCATGGTCTCTGTTGGTAGGTTTTATGTCTTCAATTGCAAATTGTTTGAAGTGAATTCTTATGTTAAGGTAGGAAATGGAATGACACTTAATGGGAAGACACATTCCATATCCAGGActttttttgtcttgtttgCAGTTATGGATTTGATCTCACCTGatttgttgcgttgtgttggaTCGCTATAAAATGGGCCGTTAAAGGTGTAGAAAGTATTTTAATGCTATTCATATGTTCACACTTAATGATGTCAACAGTTTGAAGCTTCAAGGATGTAAATGAATGGACTGATGGTAAATTGAATGAAATCATAACTGGTCAATTATGACAATGTCGAAATTCTTTCCAAGCACAGAAAATGATGTCAAAATCTGGAACTGAAATAAAATGTTGAATCATGTTTTTGAAATTACATTCTCCTCATTTAGAAAAAATAGACTTTAAAAGATGATTAATGAACAGTCACGGTGAATTGAAAAGAAAGGTGGATAGCCTGTGTATACGTGGGAGGGCagtgtgggggggtggagggaggggggcatgtTGTGGAACgtcaggagggagggaaagcgtGTGAAAGACAGATGGTCTCTCAGTGGAGTtgttcctttttctctctctctttctcactccctcctGGCTGGTTTCACCCTCTTGCTGACAACAATCCAGAGCGTTACCtcatgccctcctcctcctcttccgcctttctctctctctctctccctcactatcCCTCCCTTTTGCCCACTGCAGCTTCTCCTCACCTGTTCTGCTGTCATGGGAACCCACCTATAACTCCAgcactcccccctctctctctctctctctcctttccttccttccCCTGTTTTTCACAGGCCCTGTTCAGGATGATGGCTGATATCAACTGAGGCGTTTAAGCCCATTACCTTCCTTAGTCTTTGTCACAAGTTAAATAGGAGACCCTTTGATCCAGAGAAATGGACAAAGATAGGTGTGCTTGAGGgaagaaacaaaaacatattattcaGAAATTGCTGAAATCTGTACCACACgttttgtgcattgtgtgtggaATAATTTTATCCAGATAATATTCATATTTTAGCACCTCTGAAATATCAGCAGCTGGGCTTTTTGTCTAGCAGCCTGTTGACAATTTTCAGGCCTATTTGCTTCCTCATATGATTGTAGcaatttgttttaagtgcagcTAGCCCAAAATCTTGACCAAAATAACTGAAGTCTACATTAGTCACAAGGCAGTTGTATGAATGCTGTAAAGAGCACTTGCCTGCACACATCATAGAGAATAATTGAGTCACTCCCAGGTGAAGCTGCAGTGAATTAGAGACCCCATGGCCACTCCGTGGATGACGTGGCGCCGGCAGGCTGGGCCGTGTGGTCAGTCTGCTGGGCTGATGCTGACCGTGCTCCTGGGCctactgctgctgccactgccactGTGGGGGCCTCGTGGAGTGTGTGCCCAGAACGACACGGAGCCCATCGTGCTGGAGGGAAAGTGCCTGGTGGTGTGCGACTCCACCCCGTCCTCGGAGCCCGCTGGCAACGCCCTGGGTATGTCAGTACGCTCGGGCACCGGGAGGGTGGCCTTCTCTGTCACCCGACAGACCAACCATGAGCCCACAGACATGAGCAATCGCACCATGATCATTTATTTTGATCAGGTGAGCAGGTTATTCTAAAATCTCGCGTGGACGTCATATCTGATGACATGAGCTCTGTATTCATTTGGATGTTTATGGCTTTCAGCCACTGTCTTAATAGTTATCTCTCTTTGCCTCTTCTTCTCCAACCAAGATATTGGTGAATGTGGGTAGTCACTTTGACCAAGAGAGCAGTGTCTTTTTGGCTCCTCGAAGAGGCGTGTACAGTTTCAATTTCCATGTGGTAAAGGCATACAACAGGCAAACCATACAGGTGAGAAATCCTCATCGCAACAGAGAAAACATAGACTACACTTGTTACGAAGGCGTCCTATAAAAATGTCCTTATTCATGTACACAGACAGATCAAATCTCAAGATATTCTCATTTGATATTTAACCGCACAGATGAATGAATGACTCAGTGACCCTTTATTGTCCTAGGTGAGCCTGATGCTGAATGGCTGGCCTATGATATCTGCCTTCGCAGGGGACCAGGATGTGACAAGAGAGGCGGCCACCAACGCTGGCCTGGTGATTATGGAGCGAGGGGATAAGGCCTACCTCAAGCTGGAGAGAGGAAACCTGATGGGGGGCTGGAAGTACTCCACCTTCTCTGGCTTCTTGGTCTTTCCCCTATAGAGGAAGAAGGGGTGGAAGGTGTAGGGGGGTAGAAGAGTTAGGGACAGTTTCAATAAAAAAAGATGTATCATCCTTATAACGTTAATGAACTAAGTCTCACAGACAGAAATTAAGATCTGCAATGACATATTCAGAAGGTCAACACAGAAAGCCAGAACGTTACAATGAGATGATTCTTTGTCTGTGCACTCTTGGTGAATTATAGATATTGGATTAGGTTTGGTTGACAGGTGCATGATCTATTGGAATTATATTTCTGCGGATATAATTTCCTGCTGAAATTTCCAAATTTGCCTGGTAAAATTCACAAGCCATGTAACAGTGCATAAGATGGTGTTTCAGGACAATTGACTAAGtcctttattatttatttcctGAATAAAACCATCTGAAATTGAATACCAGAAATTAAGTGTAAGATGGTTTGTCTTTTCAAAACCCCAATTTGAGCGTTCCTCTTGTCAGGGTGCATTGTCTCCCTATTTAACCCTTGGGATAATAACATTTAGTGCTTGCCTGCTTGTGTTAAGCTGTACATTTGCATTTATGATGAATTTGTATAAtgtttaaaatatattaaatggACTAAAACTGAAACAGTTTGCTGCTTGTTCATCattacaaagtaggcctatcattttcTGAATATCTTAATTTCTTCTAATAAAGCCTTCCAAACCATCCTCACCTGCTGCGATTGGACCGTATTAATGATCATGGCAGCTGTTTGTAAATATAGCTCTCACCACCAGAGTTGGCATGCTTTTGCTGAGT from Alosa alosa isolate M-15738 ecotype Scorff River chromosome 1, AALO_Geno_1.1, whole genome shotgun sequence harbors:
- the cbln12 gene encoding cerebellin 12 is translated as MATPWMTWRRQAGPCGQSAGLMLTVLLGLLLLPLPLWGPRGVCAQNDTEPIVLEGKCLVVCDSTPSSEPAGNALGMSVRSGTGRVAFSVTRQTNHEPTDMSNRTMIIYFDQILVNVGSHFDQESSVFLAPRRGVYSFNFHVVKAYNRQTIQVSLMLNGWPMISAFAGDQDVTREAATNAGLVIMERGDKAYLKLERGNLMGGWKYSTFSGFLVFPL